CATGATGCTGTACCGATTATTTGTTCGTTTTTGTTCAATTTGAGAAATTTTTGTGTGTAGTGAATCTTGCTTCTTTTTTCTGTATTTGTGACAACAGGCACAATTAGAAATTTGAGGACTCCTATGAACCCGACAGCCCACACACATATCTATCTTGGGCTGAAATATCACAAACATCTTATTCCTCAGTCTACTACTACTTGTGCCGCTTTTTTCAAAATTGCTAATAGGGTACCAAATTGTACCAAATTGTTTGGGGTGTACTAAAATACATAtaggataaaataatataatattgGTAAGGGATTGCTACACCCCCAAACAATTTGGTACCCCCTATTAGCAGCCTTGCTTTCTGCGATACCCTTCTCCCACAACTAGAGCTGCACATGGGCCGGTTCGGACCGGGTTTTTGTgggaaccggtacctgtacacggagttgaccggttcttcaatttgaggacctgtacctgtacctggacCTGGACTTGTACCTGTCCCGGTAAGACCGGTCCGGTTCCACTCCGGTACCGGTTTTTTACCTGAATTTTAACACACACAGTAAAGTAACAACCTAAGACTAAGAGTCTAAGACTAAGTTCAacattacaaagttcaaaataacAAAGGTTTAAAACATCACAGAATAATAAGTGTATCACActttaagttcaaagttcaacattaaaacatagtactaaaaacaacatttccataagtctgcgacaagaaatgaaaagaaatccttgcaaAGGATGGGGGACTTCTCGAACAATTGGCACTGGCTGCACTGAGTCACTGACACGGAGTTTACATCAAGCTTCTTTTAGCAGAGAATCCCATATGGCTGCAACATggaacaaaaaagtaaaacaagaaagtaagcaagcaatacaagaaaacttgaaaagtaagttctattaaatagaagaaaacctaatatattacctgcctcatcttcaacagcatcatcaggtatatagtcacatagaagatcaagagcaatggGCTTTTGAAGAAATCTTTGTGTACAGAGCAATGCTTCGACTGTCCTTGTAGACATAGAAGCTCTCCATGGAGTCAGCACGCGCTTCCCGGtgctaaaagctgattcagaggccactgaagacacaggcatggctaatatatctcttgccatgtatgaaagtatcttatacctgcttgcattagcctgccaccaagccaatatgtcaAAATGGTCAGGTTGACCTATTTCACGCATTCCACCTTCAATCACATCTGTCAAATACCTGTCGAGCTCAGTTGTTCTTGCCTCTTCAACACAACTTGGGGTGTCCCAATGTTGTTTCCTCCTTgattgaattctagcaaacagacCAACAGATTGCACACTAACTGGATAAGCAACAGTATGAGCATCACTACTTGACccctcctcatgaactgaatacaaggacttataatcttcaaagagttcctcaaattctaatttcacctttctcatAACTCTTTGAACCTCCCATGTATTATTCTCATACAAACAATTAAGAGTAAATTCCAAACCCTTTTGTTTCTCTCTTGGATCTAACAGATGAGCAATAAACATTACAGAATTCATTGATTCatacacaccccaatacttatGGTACTTAGCACACATTAGACGAGACATACGAGCAATAAAAGGATCTGATGCTACATTGTTTCTAAATTCTACTAATTGTTCATTTATGAGTAACAATTGCCATAAGAACATATGAGTAGTGACTTGTATAGATGCAGAAAAGTTGACAGTAGCATCGAAGAATACCTTTAGACACTTCACAAGAcctctagcatatttccaatcttcttgataaggagcatgttgacgaggaatctttttcttcttattctgctTTGCCTTGATCTTGCTTGTTGGATCCAACTCCTCAACCTCATCTTCCATAACCTcaacctcttcctcttcttccatatcctcaaacACGTCTTCTATGAAAACATTACTAGCTATAGCTTCTTCAATATCAGCATCAGTAGGTAAAACAGATTCTTTTTCTTGCTCAAAGATAAACCTCTGTTGAAAGTCCTTATCAATCTGTGCTAACATTGCAAaaactttttcatatttttcagcAGCATCTAACATCAAGTAAGTGCTATTCCATCTAGTATACACATCTAAAATCAGAGATTTCTTACAATCTACCTTTGCTAGAGAAGCACATTGTTTAAATTTTTCGTGCCTAGAAGGAGAACTAAGAACGTATTTTACAACTGACCTTATTCTTCTAACTGATACATTAAAGAGCCTTACTGCATCTTTTATGACAAGAGCAAGAACATGGGCTGCACACCTCACCTAGagaaagaacaaaacaaaaagtATACTGTCAAATTCAATGCTTAAAAAtgcagcaaaaaaataaatatttgacaAGAGCAAGAACATGGACTTACATGTAAATATTTGGCTCTAATTGGTGATCTTGTCCAGTCAATGACAACATTCTTCAAATGATCAATAGCTACTTTGTTGGCGCTGACATTGTCTAGAGTGACACCAAATACATCTTGTAGACCCCAATCCTTCAAACAATCCACCAGCTTCTCACCAATTGCATTACCAGTATGACCTTCAACTTGACAAAACATGAGTATTCTCTTTTGTAGTTTCCAGTTCTGATCAACATAGTGAACGGTTACACAaatataattataattatttgGTGATGTCCATGTGTCTGTTGTCAAAGATACCCTCTGCTTAGATGTCAAGAAATAAGTTTTTAGGTTATTCTTCTCTTCTATATAGATCTTCAAAACATCCCTATAAATTGTCATACGCCCTGGAACCTTGAACCTAGGCTCTGCCACCTGCATCATTGCCACAAAGCCTGACCCTTCTACTGCTCTAAAAGCTATTTCATCCTTAATTATCCACTCAACAAGAGCCCTTCTTAACCTATCATAACTGTAAGTACATGACACAAGTTTACCATCTTCACCTGGCTTTGGGGGTGGCATCAACAGAGTTTGTTGTCCTTTTTCTACCTTCTTGTTAGGATTCTTTGCACATCTATTCAAATGCTTCCGTAATCCAGAAGTGCCATGTACATCATTGTCAGCAGCATATAATCCCTTGCAATGATGACATTGAGCTTGAGTGTCACTTACCCTTGTCATCTCCAACCAAACTCCAGATCTCACTTTGCCATACTTCTTTTTGCTTGCACTAACTTCAGTTGTACTTGTTGGTGTAGTTTCAGCTTCATTTGTGTGAGATGAagcttgagaggatgatccaacttCTGCTCCAATAGTTGTACTTGTATTTGGAGTAGTCATCTAACAAACATTAAACAGTAATAGCAGACATTGGTCAGGTGTTCTAAGTGCATTAAACATTAAACTGTCAATGATTCAATGTCATCTAACAAATATtaaacaataataaaacattAAAAATAAGCAGTAATAAAATAGGCATTGGTCATAAATATTAAGCAATAATAAACATTTCTGCAATGACTCAGGGAGCAGACATTGGTCAACAATAATTGTAAGCAATTCAGTTAAGAAACACTGGGATTAGGAAGCATTATGACCCTTAGTTCTCTTGTGTGAGAAATTCTAATGCTCAATGTTTCATTGTGCCGTATGATACTGCATTCACGCATAGCACAGTGGACCCAAAaagaataatctttgacatttctGCAATGATAATAATGTAGCAAAGTGGACCCTAAAAGAATATGGATATTGTACAGTACACCCATGCACATGTGTTTTTGGTATTTTAATACATCACATTACTGTTTACATCAAAAATACGACATGATTTCACCAACTCATCTACAAATTAATGCCACCAGTTGATGTTCTCGACAaaagtgaaagaaaaaaagaaaaaaaaaagattattatGGTCTTACACTAACAGGAGCAATGCCATCAGCATCATTGGAATCATCTGGTGCTTTGCGCTTCCCCATTTAGCACCTCAAAGGCCTACAAGGCTGCAACATATCAGTGATTCAGTGCAGGTAATTAACAAGACAACAAGATAGAGAAACGAGAAAGGTTTTCAATCAAAGCATCTTACAAGAAACTATATGAGAAACATTACAACATTAAGTCTACTGTCAGTGATCAAACGCCAAACAAACATTAGGTTCTACACACTGATTTCTCATGATtctatattttgattttgaatggtaaTATTTGCTAATATGTTCAATCCAAACCTAAGTTCTATCCAAACCTAATTACAAAGACTAATTCATACAAACCCCTTCAACTGAATCCAAATCATTCACCACCCAAATCCATATCAACAGAACAACTTTATCAATTGTATTTACCAATACTAGATCTATTTCTACATAAGAACACCAACAGCAACACCCAATTCATCTTCCTCCCAAAACAATCCAATTAATTCTTAAATAcaacctaaaaccctagtttctaatTCTCCTATGCAGAACCTTAAACTATCAACCCAAATTCAATCCTAaccaattcatcttcttcatctgtgGATTCCAAAACAGTCACCCTTATTCAtacgaaccctaatttttgggtttttgggaaaaacaggggaaaaccctaactttctaCAAACTCAAAAATTAAACCTCATGCAAAACTCTAACTAAAAATTTACAGAAGACTCATCTTTAATCTATCAGCACAAATCAACTTCAAGGAAAGAAATCAATCAATTCAGAAACCTAAATAATCTTACCCTTTTCTACTTCTTTCAGAACTCAAACAACAGCATCAGCGTCACTGCGTCAGTGCGTCACCTTATTCGTTAAGCTTATTAAGAATCTTTGTTTACTTTGTAgaagaatcagtaaacaagaaccCAAGAAGATTCAGAAGAAAAACAAGGAAAGCAAATTTctaaattgagaaaaaaaaagagaaaaaaaattgagattcaAGCCAGGAGTCCAGGACTAACCTTGAATCTGTGGGGGGTGAAAATTGATACGTATGAACAAAGAAATTTCACGATCTATGGTGCATGTTGTTCACTTGTTCTTGTTCTCTTCTTCAGACTCTTCAGTGAAGGAGGAGTTCAGATCgggaaaaacgaaaaaaaataaaatgatatacCCTATGTTTGAAGATGAGACTAAACCTACAAGGGATGGCTAGGATGTAATATCCTAAAAAATATCAATGGCTCTAATTTACCGGGTATTTCGGTCCGGTACAGATCGGGAATAGGCCAGAACCAATACCTGTACCGGTCTGTTCCGGGTATCAACATtcagaaccggtacctgtactggCTACTCCGGGTCTGGGTCGGTACAGGTCCGGGAATTATGGGTTTGGAGCGGGTCACCGGGTCtggaccgggtcttgtgcagctctaCCCACAACAAAGTTTTCAGACCCTAAAACCCTTATTAAACCCTAAACAACACTATATCTGACTCTTCAATTcggagaagagaaaaagaagagagaagaaaacgCAGTAGAGATGCCAAGAACAACTACATTGGAGTTGCCTGGGTGTCCTCCAATACGAGCTTTAACTTTTGATATTCTTGGTTTAATCAAAGTTATTGAATCTCGTTCAGCAGTAACAGATGCTAACAAACCACAAGTTGTTACAGCAGCAGCCAATATTACTCCTAAAGTTGTTGAAACATGGGGTGCACCTGATAAATCAAGATGTATTCTTAATGTTTCCATTAATGACCGTAAATCCGATCCTGTATGTTGTTCATCTTTTCCCTTCTTTCTTGATTTAATCATTTGGTTTTATTGATTATCTTTCGATTATTTGATTCTAACTTTTGTGGATTTTATTGATTCTAGTTATTGGCTGTGGCTAGGAAAAACGGCCAGGTGAGATATACATCAGGGTTGTTAGGAATTTCATTTACCACAtacattagttttttttttgatttgtttggaaattgaaaaaaaaaatgcctTTTTGATGAATTAATTGCAGATTGAGGTGCTTAATCCATTAAACGGAGAAATTCGTGCTTCTGAGACACTTGAAGATAGTAGTGACAATCCTATTTCTGGACTACATCTATTCAGAAAAGAGAACTCTGTGTTATCATCTAGGTAAAGTAATTTCATTGGAAGGTTTCGTCAAATTCTTTGCTTTTGAATGTCAGTTGTTAGTTTGAAGATTGTTTGGATGGGATGATCACTGAAACTTATAAAAAGTGGGCTACTTAGTAACATGCAACATTGATGTTTAGAGGTTTTCTTTCCAATAAGTGATGAATTCAAATTGTGAACAAGTGTTGCATAATTCTGAAATGTGCATAAGTTTTTAGAAAGTTGGACTGAGTAATGTGTCTTTGCTAGGTCGTGCTCATTGCTTACATGTACAGAGAAA
The nucleotide sequence above comes from Papaver somniferum cultivar HN1 chromosome 8, ASM357369v1, whole genome shotgun sequence. Encoded proteins:
- the LOC113305975 gene encoding uncharacterized protein LOC113305975 produces the protein MGKRKAPDDSNDADGIAPVSMTTPNTSTTIGAEVGSSSQASSHTNEAETTPTSTTEVSASKKKYGKVRSGVWLEMTRVSDTQAQCHHCKGLYAADNDVHGTSGLRKHLNRCAKNPNKKVEKGQQTLLMPPPKPGEDGKLVSCTYSYDRLRRALVEWIIKDEIAFRAVEGSGFVAMMQVAEPRFKVPGRMTIYRDTHGHHQIIIIIFV